The following proteins come from a genomic window of Melioribacteraceae bacterium 4301-Me:
- a CDS encoding aspartate kinase: protein MKILKFGGSSVGDAQRINKVINILLNDYINKKEKFAVVFSAFQGVTDKLIETAHLAVQRKLSYKDELDFLRTKHEDINHQLNNPNSQITDEKINELFDELAGILHGVFLVKELSPRILDFVVSFGEKLSCNIITAALKNRNVDCEYLDASKLIKTDDNFGNARVDFQKTNRNILNYFKKHKSLQVITGFISSADKNEITTLGRGGSDYTASIFGAALNAELIEIWTDVNGILTADPRKVKNAFTLNSVTYEEAMELSHFGAKVIYPPTMLPALQKKIKIVIRNTFNPSFKGTYILEKETSKNFMVKGISSIDDISLIRVQGGGMIGVSGIAARLFNVLARLGINIILITQASSEHSICFAISPKEGNIAKKSIEEEFRLEILDGKIGEVKLEENLSIIAVVGEKMRHTPGVAGTVFNALGTNKINIVAIAQGSSELNISLVINKNELSKALNILHKALLKK from the coding sequence TATTAAAATTCGGCGGTTCAAGTGTAGGTGATGCTCAACGCATCAATAAAGTAATTAATATCCTCTTAAATGATTACATCAATAAAAAAGAAAAATTTGCCGTTGTATTTTCGGCTTTTCAGGGAGTAACAGATAAGTTAATTGAAACAGCACATTTAGCAGTACAAAGAAAATTAAGTTATAAAGATGAACTTGATTTCCTTAGAACTAAACATGAAGACATTAATCATCAGTTAAATAATCCCAATTCACAAATTACGGATGAAAAAATAAACGAATTGTTCGATGAACTTGCTGGTATTCTTCACGGAGTTTTTTTAGTTAAAGAATTATCACCCCGAATCTTAGATTTTGTTGTAAGTTTCGGTGAAAAACTTTCGTGCAATATAATTACTGCCGCTCTTAAAAATAGAAATGTAGATTGCGAGTATTTAGATGCAAGTAAATTAATTAAAACCGACGATAATTTTGGTAATGCTCGTGTCGATTTCCAAAAAACCAATCGCAATATCCTTAATTATTTTAAGAAACATAAAAGCCTTCAAGTTATAACAGGCTTTATCAGTTCAGCAGATAAAAATGAGATAACCACTCTTGGAAGAGGCGGTTCAGATTACACAGCTTCAATTTTCGGAGCTGCATTGAATGCAGAGCTAATTGAAATATGGACAGATGTAAACGGCATATTGACTGCCGACCCTCGTAAAGTTAAAAATGCTTTCACATTAAATTCGGTTACTTACGAAGAAGCAATGGAACTTTCACATTTTGGTGCAAAGGTAATTTATCCACCTACAATGCTTCCAGCCTTACAGAAGAAAATTAAGATAGTGATAAGAAATACATTTAATCCTTCTTTTAAGGGAACATACATTCTCGAAAAGGAAACATCAAAAAATTTTATGGTGAAGGGAATTTCTTCTATTGATGATATTTCTTTAATCCGCGTTCAAGGCGGTGGCATGATAGGAGTATCTGGAATTGCTGCACGACTTTTTAATGTATTAGCGCGATTAGGAATTAATATAATTTTAATCACACAAGCATCTTCGGAACATAGTATTTGCTTTGCAATTTCACCAAAGGAAGGTAATATCGCAAAAAAATCAATCGAGGAAGAATTTCGTCTGGAAATTTTAGATGGAAAAATAGGCGAAGTAAAGTTAGAAGAAAATCTTTCTATTATCGCAGTAGTTGGCGAAAAAATGAGACATACTCCAGGTGTAGCTGGCACTGTATTTAACGCATTAGGCACAAATAAAATTAATATTGTCGCTATTGCTCAAGGGTCATCTGAGTTAAATATTTCCCTTGTGATAAATAAAAACGAGCTTTCAAAAGCTCTAAACATCTTGCATAAAGCTTTATTAAAGAAATAA
- the asd gene encoding aspartate-semialdehyde dehydrogenase, protein MNKNKIPVAILGATGSVGQKFIELLSDHPWFEIAELAASDKSAGKKYSEAANWIMSSSLKEKYKNMTVQKCEPILNSKVVFSALDSSVAGEIETEFANKGYYVISNARNHRFDKDVPLMVPEINPNHLNLIRQQNYKGAIITNPNCSTIGLVLALKPLYDNFGLDAVNVVTLQAISGAGYPGLASLDIYDNVIPYISGEEDKLESEPLKILGSLNENSIDNAAIKISAQCNRVAVIDGHTECVQVKLKTKASIQEIIEAWQNYKSIPQQLNLPTAPEHPIVYFYEEKYPQPKLHRNIEKGMAVAIGRLREDPLFDFKFVIHSHNTVRGAAGGTILIAELMKSQGYMDNL, encoded by the coding sequence ATGAACAAAAACAAAATACCTGTGGCAATACTTGGTGCAACTGGAAGTGTGGGACAAAAATTTATTGAGCTTTTGTCAGACCATCCTTGGTTTGAAATTGCTGAACTTGCTGCATCCGACAAATCAGCCGGGAAAAAATATTCTGAAGCTGCAAATTGGATAATGAGTTCTTCACTAAAAGAAAAATATAAAAATATGACGGTCCAAAAATGTGAACCAATCTTAAACTCTAAAGTTGTCTTTTCAGCATTGGATTCATCAGTTGCTGGAGAAATAGAAACAGAATTCGCAAACAAAGGTTATTATGTAATTTCTAACGCACGAAATCATCGGTTCGATAAAGATGTCCCTCTTATGGTTCCAGAAATTAATCCGAACCACTTGAATTTAATTCGTCAGCAAAATTATAAAGGAGCAATAATTACTAATCCAAACTGCTCAACAATTGGATTAGTCTTGGCTCTTAAACCTCTTTACGATAATTTTGGATTAGATGCAGTTAATGTTGTAACACTGCAAGCAATTTCTGGTGCCGGTTATCCAGGTCTTGCAAGTCTTGATATTTATGACAATGTTATTCCCTACATTTCAGGTGAAGAAGACAAATTGGAATCTGAACCCTTGAAAATTCTTGGTTCTTTAAACGAAAATAGTATTGATAATGCAGCAATAAAAATCAGTGCACAGTGCAACAGAGTTGCAGTAATAGATGGACATACCGAGTGTGTACAAGTGAAACTAAAAACAAAAGCTTCTATTCAAGAAATTATTGAAGCCTGGCAAAATTACAAATCAATTCCGCAGCAATTGAATTTACCAACAGCACCCGAACATCCAATTGTTTACTTTTACGAAGAAAAATATCCACAGCCAAAACTTCATAGGAATATTGAAAAGGGAATGGCTGTTGCAATAGGTAGATTAAGAGAAGACCCGCTGTTCGATTTTAAATTCGTAATTCATTCACACAATACAGTGAGAGGTGCTGCTGGCGGTACAATTTTAATTGCAGAATTAATGAAATCACAAGGTTACATGGATAATTTATGA
- a CDS encoding homoserine kinase: protein MKEKKVRVFAPASVSNVGPGFDLMGFALNGIGDEIELSFSKENSIRITKIVGENGKLPYDPQKNTATVAIESLLTKHKISVGLDVKIIKKMGIGSGLGSSAASAVAAVVAANELLELNFTKHQLLEHAVKGEMAASQALHADNVAPCLFGGFVLIRGYNPIDIVQIDYPKNLFCTIIYPQIEIKTSDARKILDKKVDMKTAVAQAGNAAGLIAGLLTKDFSLISRSIIDLIAEPKRAALIPCYNEVREAALSNGAINCNITGSGPSMFAFSNSKAKAKSIANAMKKAATKKGLQSKIYISKINDEGPLILK from the coding sequence ATGAAAGAAAAAAAAGTAAGAGTATTTGCGCCTGCTTCAGTTTCAAACGTTGGCCCAGGGTTCGACTTAATGGGCTTTGCACTAAATGGAATTGGAGACGAAATTGAACTTAGCTTTTCAAAAGAAAATTCGATTAGAATTACTAAAATTGTTGGTGAAAATGGCAAACTGCCTTACGATCCCCAAAAAAATACAGCAACTGTTGCAATTGAGTCTTTATTGACCAAACATAAAATTTCAGTAGGATTAGATGTAAAAATCATTAAAAAAATGGGGATTGGTTCTGGACTTGGCTCAAGTGCAGCAAGTGCAGTTGCTGCCGTGGTCGCTGCAAATGAATTACTTGAATTGAACTTCACAAAACATCAGCTGCTCGAACATGCGGTTAAAGGAGAAATGGCTGCAAGTCAAGCTCTTCATGCCGATAATGTTGCACCTTGTTTATTCGGCGGCTTTGTACTTATTAGAGGATACAATCCAATCGATATTGTACAAATCGATTATCCTAAAAATCTTTTTTGTACTATTATTTATCCTCAAATTGAAATTAAAACTTCCGATGCAAGAAAAATTTTAGATAAAAAAGTCGATATGAAAACCGCTGTTGCACAAGCGGGAAATGCTGCTGGATTAATAGCTGGACTTTTAACAAAAGATTTTTCATTGATTTCAAGGTCAATTATAGATTTAATTGCCGAACCAAAGAGAGCCGCACTAATACCTTGCTACAACGAAGTAAGAGAAGCAGCTCTTTCAAATGGTGCAATTAATTGTAACATCACAGGTTCAGGACCATCAATGTTTGCATTTTCAAATTCAAAAGCAAAAGCAAAATCGATTGCTAATGCTATGAAGAAGGCCGCTACAAAAAAAGGATTACAAAGCAAAATATATATATCTAAAATTAATGACGAAGGACCACTGATTCTAAAATGA